One Euphorbia lathyris chromosome 1, ddEupLath1.1, whole genome shotgun sequence DNA segment encodes these proteins:
- the LOC136230012 gene encoding tryptophan aminotransferase-related protein 2 produces MWMFSVFSLRNLLVLSVAINVAFVLREVYDAENLSFFGFSMADHKDPMASPSSFATLDGQDRDRVINLDHGDPTMYERFWQEMGDRATIVIPGWQSMSYFSDIGNPCWFLEPEFAKQIVRLHKIVGNAVTDDRQIVVGTGSTQLYQAVLYALAPQDAEEPINVVSAAPYYSSYPAITDCLKSGLYKWGGDACSFNKEGNFIELVTSPNNPDGFSRQFVLNRTGGILVHDLAYYWPQYTPISSPADHNIMLFTVSKSTGHAGMRIGWALVKDKEVAKRMIKYIELNSIGVSKDSQLRAAKVMEVVSDICESETSPNKRESLFEFAYENMAERWKLLREAVKTSGQFSLPDFSPGFCQYLGRVFKPQPAFAWLKCEEPIKDCEEFLRSNKILSRSGIHFGSGAEYVRISLLERDHNYKLFIDRLSKLHVHQS; encoded by the exons ATGTGGATGTTCTCCGTTTTCTCACTCAGAAATTTGCTGGTTCTATCTGTGGCTATCAATGTCGCCTTCGTTTTGAGAGAGGTCTACGATGCTGAGAATCTCAGCTTCTTTGGGTTCTCTATGGCCGACCATAAAGACCCGATGGCTTCCCCTTCTTCTTTCGCTACTTTAGATGGTCAAGACAGGGATAGAGTGATCAATCTCGACCA TGGCGATCCCACCATGTATGAAAGATTCTGGCAGGAAATGGGTGACAGGGCCACAATTGTTATTCCTGGCTGGCAGTCAATGAGCTACTTTTCAGATATTGGAAATCCCTGCTGGTTTTTGGAGCCTGAGTTTGCCAAGCAGATTGTCAGACTGCATAAAATAGTAGGCAATGCAGTAACCGATGATCGCCAGATTGTGGTTGGGACTGGTTCTACCCAGCTGTATCAGGCTGTCTTGTATGCACTTGCTCCCCAAGATGCAGAGGAACCCATCAATGTTGTATCTGCAGCTCCATATTACTCT TCTTATCCTGCAATTACAGATTGCCTAAAATCTGGATTATACAAATGGGGAGGAGATGCTTGCTCTTTTAATAAAGAAGGAAACTTTATTGAACTAGTGACATCCCCAAATAACCCAGATGGATTTTCAAGGCAATTTGTCCTGAATAGAACTGGAGGAATACTGGTGCATGACTTAGCTTACTATTGGCCACAATATACACCAATCTCTTCCCCAGCTGACCACAACATTATGTTATTCACAGTCTCAAAAAGCACTGGCCATGCTGGAATGCGCATTGG TTGGGCACTCGTAAAAGATAAAGAGGTAGCAAAGAGGATGATAAAATATATAGAGCTGAACAGCATAGGTGTTTCAAAGGATTCACAGTTACGGGCGGCTAAGGTCATGGAAGTGGTATCAGATATCTGTGAATCTGAAACATCACCAAATAAAAGGGAATCCCTCTTTGAGTTTGCATATGAAAACATGGCAGAGAGGTGGAAACTTCTGAGGGAAGCGGTGAAAACAAGTGGTCAATTCAGTTTACCAGATTTTTCACCTGGATTTTGTCAATATCTTGGAAGGGTCTTCAAGCCTCAACCTG CATTTGCTTGGTTGAAATGCGAAGAACCTATAAAGGATTGTGAAGAATTTCTGAGATCGAATAAAATCTTAAGTCGAAGTGGGATTCATTTCGGAAGTGGGGCTGAGTATGTAAGGATTAGTTTGTTAGAGAGAGACCACaactataaattatttatagaCAGACTCTCCAAACTTCATGTTCATCAATCATAA